From the genome of Solidesulfovibrio carbinolicus, one region includes:
- the glgB gene encoding 1,4-alpha-glucan branching protein GlgB has protein sequence MREHSPIRHDVSRLTEEDIYLFKQGNHFDLPDKLGSAMMEVEGQPGVHFAVWAPNARTVSVIGDFNDWDPDSHPMAVRHDASGVHECFIPGVPKGTRYKYHIASQVGGYKADKADPFAFYWETSPHTASIVWDLDYQWNDAAWMENRRDKNGFASPISIYELHLGSFRRVHQDRYRSLSYRELADHLTDHVLRAGFTHVEFLPVMEHPFFGSWGYQTLGYFAPTSRYGTPQDFMALIDRLHQNGVGVVLDWVPSHFPADGHGLSYFDGTHLFEHADPRRGYHPDWNCYIFNTGRYEVRAFLISSALFWLGRYHADALRVDAVASMLYLDYSRRDGEWIPNIHGGRENLDNIDFLRRLNEMTYARFPDTEAIAEESTSWPMVSRPPYLGGLGFGMKWNMGWMHDVLRYFARDPIFRKYHHGELTFGIWYAFTENFVLALSHDEVVYGKGSLIRKMPGDDWRRFANLRLLYGFMFGHPGKKLLFMGSEFAQWQEWNHDAELQWELLDSPPHQGILQWVADLNAVYRSEPALHQRDFKAEGFEWVDFRDAEASVLAFLRRGKDPDDMVLVVLNFTPVPREFYRVGVPRPGMWRELLNSDARPYGGSGLGNAGAVMAEAVESFDRSYSLTLTLPPLGAVFLRPA, from the coding sequence ATGCGGGAGCATAGCCCCATCCGCCACGATGTTTCACGCCTGACCGAGGAAGACATCTACCTCTTCAAACAGGGCAACCACTTCGATCTGCCCGACAAGCTCGGCTCGGCCATGATGGAAGTCGAAGGCCAGCCCGGCGTCCACTTCGCCGTCTGGGCTCCCAACGCCCGCACCGTCTCGGTCATCGGCGACTTCAACGACTGGGACCCCGACAGCCACCCCATGGCCGTGCGCCACGACGCCTCGGGCGTCCACGAATGCTTCATCCCCGGCGTGCCCAAGGGCACGCGCTACAAATACCACATCGCTTCCCAGGTCGGCGGCTACAAGGCCGACAAGGCCGACCCCTTCGCCTTCTACTGGGAGACCTCGCCCCATACCGCCTCCATCGTCTGGGACCTCGACTACCAGTGGAACGACGCCGCCTGGATGGAAAACCGCCGCGACAAAAACGGGTTTGCCTCGCCCATCTCCATCTACGAACTGCACCTGGGCTCGTTTCGCCGCGTCCACCAGGACCGCTACCGCTCCCTGTCCTACCGGGAGCTGGCCGATCACCTGACCGACCACGTGCTGCGGGCCGGGTTCACCCACGTGGAGTTCCTGCCGGTCATGGAACACCCCTTTTTCGGCTCCTGGGGCTATCAGACCCTGGGCTACTTCGCCCCCACCAGCCGCTACGGCACGCCCCAGGACTTCATGGCCCTTATCGACCGGCTCCACCAAAACGGCGTCGGCGTGGTGCTGGACTGGGTGCCCTCCCATTTCCCGGCCGACGGCCACGGCCTGTCCTATTTCGACGGCACCCACCTCTTCGAGCACGCCGATCCACGCCGGGGCTACCACCCGGACTGGAACTGCTACATCTTCAACACCGGCCGCTACGAGGTGCGCGCGTTTCTCATCTCCAGCGCGCTTTTCTGGCTGGGTCGCTACCATGCCGACGCCCTGCGCGTGGACGCCGTGGCCTCCATGCTCTACCTCGACTACTCCCGCCGCGACGGCGAATGGATTCCCAACATCCACGGCGGTCGGGAAAACCTCGACAACATTGATTTCCTGCGTCGCCTCAACGAAATGACCTACGCCCGCTTCCCGGACACCGAGGCCATTGCCGAGGAATCCACTTCCTGGCCCATGGTCTCGCGCCCGCCCTACCTCGGCGGCCTGGGCTTCGGCATGAAGTGGAACATGGGCTGGATGCACGATGTGTTGCGCTACTTTGCCCGCGACCCGATCTTCCGCAAATACCACCACGGGGAACTCACCTTCGGCATCTGGTACGCCTTTACCGAAAACTTCGTCCTGGCCCTGTCCCACGACGAGGTCGTCTACGGCAAAGGCAGCCTCATCCGCAAAATGCCCGGCGACGACTGGCGACGGTTCGCCAACCTGCGCCTGCTCTACGGCTTCATGTTCGGCCATCCGGGCAAGAAGCTGCTGTTTATGGGCAGCGAATTCGCCCAGTGGCAGGAATGGAACCACGACGCCGAACTGCAATGGGAGCTGCTCGACTCGCCGCCGCACCAGGGCATTTTACAATGGGTGGCCGACTTAAACGCCGTCTACCGGTCAGAACCGGCCCTGCATCAGCGCGATTTCAAGGCCGAAGGCTTCGAGTGGGTCGATTTCCGCGACGCCGAGGCCAGCGTGCTGGCCTTTTTGCGGCGCGGCAAGGACCCGGACGACATGGTGCTGGTGGTGCTCAACTTCACGCCCGTGCCGCGTGAGTTCTACCGGGTCGGCGTGCCCAGGCCCGGCATGTGGCGGGAGCTGCTCAACAGCGACGCCCGCCCCTACGGCGGCTCGGGCCTGGGCAACGCCGGCGCGGTCATGGCCGAAGCCGTCGAGAGCTTTGACCGCTCCTATTCGCTGACGCTGACCCTGCCGCCCCTTGGCGCAGTGTTCTTGCGGCCGGCCTAA
- a CDS encoding MBL fold metallo-hydrolase: protein MEVTVLVDNNTLIDCYLLAEPGLSLHLRDGDTQVLFDCGYSDVLRRNAATLGLDLADLDQVVLSHGHNDHTWGIVPLMACLAEHAANAGRTHRPRLTAHPQALTPRRLEHGEPIGSLLGYDALAQCFDLVLSREPVPITDRLLFLGEIPRLFPFENVAPIGQRLEPDGPVPDDLPDDTALAYHGDDGLVVITGCSHAGICNIVEHARRATGQRRVAAVVGGLHLRKPDPARFEATADYFRRIGLAAIYPGHCTSLAAKIALSRTLPVHEVGCGLRLTFS from the coding sequence ATGGAAGTAACCGTCCTGGTGGACAACAACACCCTCATCGACTGCTACCTGCTGGCTGAACCCGGGCTGTCCCTCCATCTGCGCGACGGCGACACGCAGGTGCTCTTCGACTGCGGCTATTCCGACGTGTTGCGCCGCAACGCGGCCACGCTGGGCCTTGATCTGGCCGACCTGGACCAGGTGGTGCTCTCCCACGGCCACAACGACCACACCTGGGGGATCGTGCCCCTCATGGCCTGTCTGGCCGAGCACGCCGCCAACGCCGGCAGGACGCATCGGCCAAGGCTCACCGCCCATCCCCAGGCGCTGACCCCGCGCCGCCTGGAGCACGGCGAACCCATCGGTTCGCTCCTTGGCTACGACGCCCTGGCCCAGTGTTTTGACTTGGTCCTTTCGCGCGAGCCGGTCCCCATCACCGACAGACTGCTCTTTCTCGGTGAAATTCCACGCCTTTTTCCCTTCGAAAACGTCGCCCCCATCGGGCAGCGCCTGGAGCCGGACGGCCCCGTGCCCGACGACCTGCCCGACGACACCGCCCTGGCTTACCACGGCGACGACGGTCTGGTGGTCATCACCGGCTGTTCCCACGCCGGCATCTGCAACATCGTGGAGCACGCCCGCCGGGCCACCGGACAGCGCCGGGTGGCCGCCGTGGTGGGCGGCCTGCACCTGCGCAAGCCCGACCCGGCCCGCTTCGAGGCCACGGCCGACTATTTCCGCCGCATCGGTCTGGCCGCCATTTACCCCGGCCATTGCACGTCGCTTGCCGCCAAGATCGCCCTGTCCCGCACCCTGCCCGTCCACGAAGTTGGCTGCGGCCTGCGCCTGACCTTCTCCTGA